One Candidatus Nitrososphaera evergladensis SR1 genomic window carries:
- a CDS encoding geranylgeranylglyceryl/heptaprenylglyceryl phosphate synthase — translation MVAAVPAVGKVETYLREEIKKHGTICFPLIDSENSTNNDVVTSIARKVEAAGASAVLVGGSSATDQMELAKVVSDIKGAVKIPVILFPGNVTGVSPKADAILFSSLLNSEDPYFITGAQALGALAVKKHGIEPLPTAYVIVGEGTAAWFVGRARGIPSHKPNLAVMYSLAAQYMGMRFVYLEAGSGASQNVTPEMVAAVRKYYEGILIVGGGIKTPETAGQIAKAGADVIVVGTMIEKDGDWQQKLSSMVKAMRQAH, via the coding sequence GTGGTGGCGGCTGTACCAGCAGTTGGAAAGGTAGAAACCTATCTCAGAGAAGAGATAAAAAAGCACGGGACGATCTGTTTTCCATTAATCGACTCTGAAAATTCGACAAATAATGATGTAGTAACATCTATTGCTAGAAAGGTGGAGGCCGCCGGCGCTTCTGCAGTCCTGGTCGGCGGGTCGTCTGCAACCGACCAGATGGAGCTTGCCAAGGTGGTAAGTGACATCAAGGGCGCCGTCAAGATACCCGTGATATTGTTCCCCGGAAATGTCACAGGCGTATCACCCAAGGCCGACGCGATACTTTTTAGCTCGCTGCTAAACTCCGAAGACCCATATTTCATCACCGGGGCCCAGGCGCTTGGCGCCCTTGCCGTCAAAAAGCACGGCATCGAACCCCTGCCGACTGCGTACGTAATAGTGGGAGAAGGGACTGCAGCCTGGTTTGTCGGCAGGGCAAGGGGGATACCGTCCCACAAGCCAAACCTAGCAGTGATGTATTCCCTTGCCGCGCAGTATATGGGCATGAGGTTTGTTTACCTTGAGGCTGGCTCAGGCGCATCCCAGAACGTCACGCCCGAGATGGTGGCCGCGGTGAGAAAGTACTACGAGGGAATCCTGATCGTCGGCGGCGGCATCAAGACGCCAGAGACGGCAGGCCAGATAGCGAAGGCAGGCGCCGACGTCATTGTAGTGGGCACGATGATAGAGAAAGACGGCGACTGGCAGCAAAAGTTATCTTCTATGGTGAAGGCTATGCGTCAGGCGCACTAA
- a CDS encoding helix-turn-helix domain-containing protein, producing MILDLPLNITIDLGIVILGVLFYAGGLVTVMALRRFREAAKRDDNSYHADDAVVEAVVLEYTRRLKDYDRVIAEMRTKLDIVEVKTQALVQQPHVMVQQQPSSPMSQQQAPHAQSVSEPVTVTQHPPAVTTTVAVEVEDGSGGQSNNGTIDYILKLLVERPRTSREVQHAIGRTREHTARLMKKLHESGLVSRDVNSKPFRYNITEAGRTRLTKERPSAAQAPKIQQA from the coding sequence ATGATCCTGGATCTTCCCCTTAACATCACTATCGACCTTGGAATCGTGATATTGGGTGTGCTGTTTTACGCAGGCGGCCTTGTGACCGTGATGGCGCTGCGCAGGTTTAGAGAAGCTGCAAAGCGTGACGATAATAGCTATCACGCCGACGACGCAGTTGTGGAAGCCGTCGTGCTCGAATACACGCGCCGCCTGAAGGATTATGACCGTGTGATAGCGGAGATGCGCACAAAGCTTGACATTGTTGAGGTAAAAACACAGGCGCTTGTACAGCAGCCTCACGTCATGGTCCAGCAGCAACCGTCGTCACCCATGTCACAGCAACAGGCACCTCACGCGCAGTCCGTGAGTGAGCCCGTAACAGTCACGCAGCATCCGCCGGCTGTCACGACGACAGTGGCAGTAGAAGTCGAGGACGGCAGTGGCGGACAGAGCAACAATGGCACCATAGACTATATCCTGAAGCTTTTGGTGGAAAGGCCCCGCACCTCAAGGGAGGTCCAGCACGCAATAGGCAGAACAAGAGAGCACACCGCCCGCCTCATGAAAAAGCTGCACGAAAGCGGCCTGGTGAGCAGGGATGTCAACAGCAAGCCGTTCCGCTACAACATCACTGAAGCCGGTCGTACGAGATTGACGAAGGAGAGGCCTTCTGCTGCTCAGGCACCCAAGATCCAGCAGGCTTAG